In a single window of the Gadus macrocephalus chromosome 6, ASM3116895v1 genome:
- the LOC132458896 gene encoding uncharacterized protein LOC132458896, with product MDHCQFKQVQKERGWTVSGLVTQRIVTTQTSTISQSDQQASSIGGKIGHMITKIGLNVNAEISRGRSSCLTLPPNTTIAYRKQKLSVQPNGVFDLNPMRMVLHSGRLKLPSSTWLTEEVAELSPNFELLSGLKASARASLLQHLVSAMRQCGTVNLLERVLSQMLDGELPSVVRVEVEPQREALQGILDVLSDNGLETEDPNSPLRAFHLVTSALAEMPDDGLAVLVSSCTPPDPKMLRSLELLMQCFIENGEMSLSSDDLAPLTGETFQLTEVLFSSCGVGLQRDGDVLRTELSNCCEPQPLILYIAIKGLASLAWC from the exons ATGGATCATTGCCAGTTCAAACAGGTTCAAAAAGAGAGAGGTTGGACTGTTTCCGGACTGGTGACGCAGAGGATTGTGACGACTCAGACATCCACAATTAGTCAGAGTGACCAACAGGCAAGCTCTATAGGAGGCAAGATTGGGCACATGATCACTAAG atTGGCCTAAATGTGAATGCAGAGATATCCAGAGGAAGATCTTCATGCCTGACTCTACCACCAAATACGACCATTGCTTACAGGAAACAAAAACTAAGTGTGCAACCAAACGGAGTCTTTG ACCTGAATCCCATGCGCATGGTGCTACACTCAGGTCGCCTTAAGCTGCCGAGCAGCACCTGGCTAACAGAGG AAGTTGCCGAGCTGAGTCCTAACTTTGAACTGCTTTCGGGTCTCAAAGCGTCAGCCAGGGCCTCTCTGCTCCAGCACCTCGTTTCAGCCATGAGGCAGTGCGGGACAGTCAATCTACTGGAGAGGGTG ctAAGCCAGATGCTCGATGGCGAACTCCCCTCTGTGGTCCGTGTTGAGGTCGAGCCTCAGAGAGAGGCCCTCCAGGGCATACTGGATGTCCTGTCTGACAACGGACTGGAGACCGAGGACCCCAACAGTCCTCTCCGTGCTTTTCACCTCGTTACCAGTGCCCTGGCTG AAATGCCGGATGACGGCCTTGCTGTCCTGGTGTCGAGCTGCACTCCCCCAGATCCCAAGATGCTGAGATCCCTGGAGCTGCTG ATGCAGTGTTTTATCGAGAATGGGGAGATGTCTCTGAGCAGTGATGACCTCGCTCCCCTGACCGGGGAGACCTTCCAGTTGACAGAGGTGCTCTTCAGCTCCTGTGGAGTGGGTctgcagagagacggagacgtgCTGAGGACGGAGCTCAGCAATTGCTGCGAGCCGCAGCCTCTCATCCTGTACATTGCCATCAAAGGCCTTGCTTCCCTAGCCTGGTGTTAA